The proteins below are encoded in one region of Dioscorea cayenensis subsp. rotundata cultivar TDr96_F1 chromosome 18, TDr96_F1_v2_PseudoChromosome.rev07_lg8_w22 25.fasta, whole genome shotgun sequence:
- the LOC120282757 gene encoding uncharacterized protein LOC120282757 has translation MSKLIKERLPGSLPGNTKVNPKESLKAITLRSAKQLPSLTETEPEVEIIEPLDLGKEKTELPKYQPKLPYPVKMKKDQQEEKYKKFLDVFKALHINVPFVEALALMPRYAKFLKELLTNKRNLEEVSSVTLSEECSALITNKLRKKEKNPGGFIVPCIIGGLVDEKAQVDLGESINLIPYQIFQKLRLGEPKATTMTLQLVDRSIRKPRGIIEDVL, from the exons ATGTCGAAGCTAATCAAGGAAAGACTTCCGGGTTCTCTCCCTGGTAACACGAAAGTCAATCCCAAGGAATCTCTGAAGGCCATTACTTTGAGGAGTGCTAAGCAACTTCCAAGCCTTACCGAAACTGAACCCGAGGTTGAGATTATTGAGCCATTG GATCTGGGTAAGGAAAAAACTGAATTGCCCAAGTACCAACCCAAACTTCCTTATCcagtgaagatgaagaaagatcaacaagaagaaaagtACAAGAAATTTCTGGATGTGTTCAAGGCCTTGCACATTAATGTCCCATTCGTTGAGGCTCTTGCACTAATGCCAagatatgcaaaattcttgaaggaactACTCACTAACAAGAGGAATCTTGAGGAAGTATCTTCAGTGACACTTAGTGAAGAGTGTTCAGCCTTGATTACCAACAAGCTtcgaaagaaagagaaaaacccTGGGGGATTTATCGTCCCATGTATAATTGGGGGGCTTGTGGATGAGAAAGCTCAAGTAGATCTTGGGGAAAGTATCAACCTTATTCCTTaccaaattttccaaaaactCAGGCTAGGAGAACCAAAGGCCACAAcaatgacattacaattggtggATAGGTCCATTCGGAAACCAAGaggcattattgaagatgtgTTGTGA